The Candidatus Eisenbacteria bacterium genome segment GATCGAGAACCGACGCCGAGGCCGGGCTCGCCGCCGGCCTCTTCCTCACGCGCTGGTTCGAGCTCGGCGTCGGGTTCGGCTACAACTACACGAAGTTCGATCCCGAGGAGGGGACCGGCTCGTGGGATCGCTCCTCAATCGTGCTCGCCCCGGAGATCGTTCTGAACGCGCCGAGCGCGGGGCCGATCGTTCCATACGTCAGCGGAGGGGGCGGCGTCGTCTTCTACACGGGGGATTGGGCGGGGGACAAGACGGGGATGATCCTCCCGCGCGTCGAGGGGGGGATCCGTTGGTTCGCCGCGGAAGGAGCCGCGATTCACTTCGCGGGGGTCTACAGCCGCTGGACGAATCGGGATGGAGACGAGGACGCGGCGGCGACCCACTACGCCTTCATCGCGGGGATCTCGATCTTTCCGTAGGTGGAGAGGGGCGAGGGGAGGCGGAGGAAGACGACCCCGCTTCTCGCGCGAACCCCCCCTTCCTTCGCGCGGAAAGGGGCGCGCCTGGAACGCGCCCCTCTCGTGCGGAGTGGGATCGGGCGGCTAGGCCTTTCGGACCTTTCCCCCGCGGAGGCACCGGGTGCAGACGGTCCGGCGGCGGACGACGCCCTTCTCGATCACGCGAACCTTGTGCAGGTTCGGGTTGAAACGGCGCTTGGTGACGTTGTGGGCATGGCTGATTCGGCTGCCGAACTGGATGCCCTTGTCGCAGATCTCGCAATGACGGCCCATGATCCTCGCTCCTTGGGGATCTTCCGATCCCGAATGATCGAATGGAACTCTAGACAAAGAAGTAAAGCACGACCCGGGACCCGAGGCAAGCGGTTTTTGACTCGCGGTCAGTCCTTGTCCGACAGAAACTCGACCGGTGTTTTCTCGGCCGGGGCCCGGGGCAAGGGGGTGCCGGAAGAGACACCCCGAGCGCGCCGGACTCACGAAGCGGCGCCGAATCGGCAAGGCCCGGCGCGCTCGGGAACTCGCCGGTTCACCCCCTCGCCCCGCACCCCGGCGGTCGCGAAAGGAGCACACTTCTGACGGATTGCCGTCAACCCCCGTTCCTGTACTCCAAATCGACAAGCGTTTTGTAGATCCCGCCGGCGGCGAGGAGCTCCTCGTGCGTCCCCTCCTCGCGGATCCGCCCGCGATGGAGAACCACGATCCGGTCGACGTTCCGGATCGTCGAGAGGCGGTGCGCGACGACGAGCGAGGTTCTCTCCGCGAG includes the following:
- a CDS encoding 50S ribosomal protein L28 yields the protein MGRHCEICDKGIQFGSRISHAHNVTKRRFNPNLHKVRVIEKGVVRRRTVCTRCLRGGKVRKA